In Kryptolebias marmoratus isolate JLee-2015 linkage group LG2, ASM164957v2, whole genome shotgun sequence, the genomic stretch NNNNNNNNNNNNNNNNNNNNNNNNNNNNNNNNNNNNNNNNNNNNNNNNNNNNNNNNNNNNNNNNNNNNNNNNNNNNNNNNNNNNNNNNNNNNNNNNNNNNNNNNNNNNNNNNNNNNNNNNNNNNNNNNNNNNNNNNNNNNNNNNNNNNNNNNNNNNNNNNNNNNNNNNNNNNNNNNNNNNNNNNNNNNNNNNNNNNNNNNNNNNNNNNNNNNNNNNNNNNNNNNNNNNNNNNNNNNNNNNNNNNNNNNNNNNNNNNNNNNNNNNNNNNNNNNNNNNNNNNNNNNNNNNNNNNNNNNNNNNNNNNNNNNNNNNNNNNNNNNNNNNNNNNNNNtaatttaccaacaagtctttaactgtgtttattcctctcatcatggacaacaagtcctgtgaatttggagacatttgtttttttcttttgcaaaagttaccagggggaaccaaatatttcagccgtctgaaataatcggttcccctcTAAAACacgggacaaaaataatttaccaactactccttaactgtgtttattcctctgtattatgatattattagcacattttatttttaaaagaattttgtttttttgtttttttttttaatgagaaatatttgcccctctaaacaattctgttaatagataagtcattatttacggagacgcagggggaaccgtatctgatgggggaacggggctcgacgtaacagcagcaactcgagcacattactgccccctatatgtcaagtggacaaataacaccttttctgttcaaattgccaacctgtcacagtggcgtgtgtgttgatcaaattcacccgccacttcaaatatttacccgcatttggcgggtggcgggtgctaatttccacccttGGAATCTGCACATAATTAACgtcagataaaaagaaatgtcttgTTGTATTTGAGAGCtgataaagatttaaatatataatcaGGATGGAAATTATGAGTCAATTTGGTTATAATTTGATCACCTTACACAGGAGCTGATGTTGGAGTGGactgaaaaatgacaacatttcaataaatgataaaaaacagtcactaaaaaaaaacattaaaaccaatcAGACCTAAACTTTAATTTGATGCAGGatgattttaaagatatttccTCTCCCCGCATGTAAAGTTGTGCGTGAAAATTCAGCATTTCATATGGGAGGCCTCTCCTCAGGACCAgactgacccctgacctctgacccttgACCCCAGCCCAGTTGAAACTCTACCTCGAgtcacaaaaactgaacttaaagTGTCAGTAAAGGTTGAACCTTCAGGTTTAACAGACAATTATTGTGCTGCCTGTGTTTAAAAGTTGGGTAAACTTTGAAGAAAATACGTTTTACTCCGAGTTCAATCGGAGTTTTTACCGGACACATGAAGTTCCCCGATCAGCACAGCGGTCCGTGAACGCAGCACGGTGACGTGTCCGCGCCTATAGAAACTCTGCCGGCTCCCCGCGGGGACAGACTCGGCTCCGCTTCGTGTCCGACTCGGTTCTTCTTCGTGTCCCGGCTGTCTCGGCGGTGAATGATGGAGCGCTGGAGGGGCAGGGTGGCTCTGGTGACCGGGGCCTCGGTCGGGATCGGAGCCGCCATCGCCAAAGAGCTGGTCCGGTTCGGGATGAAGGTGGTGGGCTGCGCGAGGAGCGTGGAGAAAATCCAGGTGAGCTCNNNNNNNNNNNNNNNNNNNNNNNNNNNNNNNNNNNNNNNNNNNNNNNNNNNNNNNNNNNNNNNNNNNNNNNNNNNNNNNNNNNNNNNNNNNNNNNNNNNNNNNNNNNNNNNNNNNNNNNNNNNNNNNNNNNNNNNNNNNNNNNNNNNNNNNNNNNNNNNNNNNNNNNNNNNNNNNNNNNNNNNNNNNNNNNNNNNNNNNNNNNNNNNNNNNNNNNNNNNNNNNNNNNNNNNNNNNNNNNNNNNNNNNNNNNNNNNNNNNNNNNNNNNNNNNNNNNNNNNNNNNNNNNNNNNNNNNNNNNNNNNNNNNNNNNNNNNNNNNNNNNNNNNNNNNNNNNNNNNNNNNNNNNNNNNNNNNNNNNNNNNNNNNNNNNNNNNNNNNNNNNNNNNNNNNNNNNNNNNNNNNNNNNNNNNNNNNNNNNNNNNNNNNNNNNNNNNNNNNNNNNNNNNNNNNNNNNNNNNNNNNNNNNNNNNNNNNNNNNNNNNNNNNNNNNNNNNNNNNNNNNNNNNNNNNNNNNNNNNNNNNNNNNNNNNNNNNNNNNNNNNNNNNNNNNNNNNNNNNNNNNNNNNNNNNNNNNNNNNNNNNNNNNNNNNNNNNNNNNNNNNNNNNNNNNNNNNNNNNNNNNNNNNNNNNNNNNNNNNNNNNNNNNNNNNNNNNNNNNNNNNNNNNNNNNNNNNNNNNNNNNNNNNNNNNNNNNNNNNNNNNNNNNNNNNNNNNNNNNNNNNNNNNNNNNNNNNNNNNNNNNNNNNNNNNNNNNNNNNNNNNNNNNNNNNNNNNNNNNNNNNNNNNNNNNNNNNNNNNNNNNNNNNNNNNNNNNNNNNNNNNNNNNNNNNNNNNNNNNNNNNNNNNNNNNNNNNNNNNNNNNNNNNNNNNNNNNNNNNNNNNNNNNNNNNNNNNNNNNNNNNNNNNNNNNNNNNNNNNNNNNNNNNNNNNNNNNNNNNNNNNNNNNNNNNNNNNNNNNNNNNNNNNNNNNNNNNNNNNNNNNNNNNNNNNNNNNNNNNNNNNNNNNNNNNNNNNNNNNNNNNNNNNNNNNNNNNNNNNNNNNNNNNNNNNNNNNNNNNNNNNNNNNNNNNNNNNNNNNNNNNNNNNNNNNNNNNNNNNNNNNNNNNNNNNNNNNNNNNNNNNNNNNNNNNNNNNNNNNNNNNNNNNNNNNNNNNNNNNNNNNNNNNNNNNNNNNNNNNNNNNNNNNNNNNNNNNNNNNNNNNNNNNNNNNNNNNNNNNNNNNNNNNNNNNNNNNNNNNNNNNNNNNNNNNNNNNNNNNNNNNNNNNNNNNNNNNNNNNNNNNNNNNNNNNNNNNNNNNNNNNNNNNNNNNNNNNNNNNNNNNNNNNNNNNNNNNNNNNNNNNNNNNNNNNNNNNNNNNNNNNNNNNNNNNNNNNNNNNNNNNNNNNNNNNNNNNNNNNNNNNNNNNNNNNNNNNNNNNNNNNNNNNNNNNNNNNNNNNNNNNNNNNNNNNNNNNNNNNNNNNNNNNNNNNNNNNNNNNNNNNNNNNNNNNNNNNNNNNNNNNNNNNNNNNNNNNNNNNNNNNNNNNNNNNNNNNNNNNNNNNNNNNNNNNNNNNNNNNNNNNNNNNNNNNNNNNNNNNNNNNNNNNNNNNNNNNNNNNNNNNNNNNNNNNNNNNNNNNNNNNNNNNNNNNNNNNNNNNNNNNNNNNNNNNNNNNNNNNNNNNNNNNNNNNNNNNNNNNNNNNNNNNNNNNNNNNNNNNNNNNNNNNNNNNNNNNNNNNNNNNNNNNNNNNNNNNNNNNNNNNNNNNNNNNNNNNNNNNNNNNNNNNNNNNNNNNNNNNNNNNNNNNNNNNNNNNNNNNNNNNNNNNNNNNNNNNNNNNNNNNNNNNNNNNNNNNNNNNNNNNNNNNNNNNNNNNNNNNNNNNNNNNNNNNNNNNNNNNNNNNNNNNNNNNNNNNNNNNNNNNNNNNNNNNNNNNNNNNNNNNNNNNNNNNNNNNNNNNNNNNNNNNNNNNNNNNNNNNNNNNNNNNNNNNNNNNNNNNNNNNNNNNNNNNNNNNNNNNNNNNNNNNNNNNNNNNNNNNCTGAGCGGCGGAACCAGCGGCTGGAAGAACATGCTGGATGTGAGAACCCCGCCGGGACCTTCCGTCCAGCTCTGGCTTCCCGTCGGACAcgggtggtgtttttttttttcatctgccCCGTTTGTGCTTCCGCAGGTGAACGTCGTGGCTCTGAGCGTCTGCACTCGTGAGGCGTACCAGTCCATGAAGGAAAGGAACGTGGACGACGGCCACATCATCAACCTGAACAGGTGAAGGTCCACCTGAAGACGCTGAAGAGTCgatttcctctcttcagttctAAATGTTATCACTTCCTGATATACTGACTTCCTTCAGAGCAGTCAGTGGGATTTATGTAATGTCGGCTCTGTTAAATATCCAAACAGATCCTTTCAGGTACAACATGAACCGACACTGATCCCAGTAATTTCTTCTGATAGACCAAATGTGACCAGGAGGGGGTcacatttgttaaaacaaatccaaacaccATAGGTTCAAAAAGATGCACCTGAACAACAGACTGAGTTCTCccaaaaacacaatgttttattaacaaTTCAGTTAAAAACACCTTCCAGGCTTGCAACTCGATcctaaagaccaaaaaaaaaaggcccaagGTACGGCCAATTCAGTTATTccacaccaaaaacatgcaaagcaaGCTAATCAAACCgaaaaggaaaaacagtaaatctaaacaaataaatcaaacacgAGGCGAAGACAGTAAACGCACTACAATCGTGGAACAAAGTGTTACTGTCCCGCACTTTAGAGCAGCAGGGTCAGAGGCGACATGCACCGTCCCATCAATCAGCTGCTAAAACCGCAGCAATTGTTGCCGTGGAGACGCAGTCCAAACTCTCAACCAAACAGGACAAAACAAGACAGCAGAGCGTCcctgtctgctgcagctgtcagcgCCACAGCACGCCAATCAATCACGCTCCACAAATCTTTAGATATTTGGTTGTAAATAGAAACATCAGAAACTCCTTAAACTCAATTAATAAAAGGTGGCCGTGTGTTCTGACCCGGTTGTCGTCTTTTTCCGTCGCAGCGTCTGCGGTCACTTTGTGTACCCCAGCGCCGACATCCATTTCTACACGGCCACCAAGTTCGCCGTGACGGCACTGACCGAGGGCCTGAGGCAGGAGCTGCTCGAGGCGAAGACTCACATCCGAGCCACGGTGAGGCTTCGGCTCCGTTCGGTGAAACATCATTTCTGCTCGtttacaaactgaaactgtttctccccgtctgtctgtctgtcagtgtaTTTCTCCGGGTGTCGTGGAGACAGAGTTCGCTCCGCGGTTCTATAACAAAACCCCAGGGAAAGCTGAAGAGATGTACTCTCAAATAAAggtgaaacacattttattggtgtatgttttatgcttttatattAGAGTAATTAAAAGGATAACTGAGCATTTCGTCTTCTGTCTGACAGCCTCTGGAAGCCGTGGACGTTGCTAATGCTGTCATCTACGTCCTGAGTGCNNNNNNNNNNNNNNNNNNNNNNNNNNNNNNNNNNNNNNNNNNNNNNNNNNNNNNNNNNNNNNNNNNNNNNNNNNNNNNNNNNNNNNNNNNNNNNNNNNNNGTCGGGATCGGAGCCGCCATCGCCAAAGAGCTGGTCCGGTTCGGGATGAAGGTGGTGGGCTGCGCGAGGAGCGTGGAGAAAATCCAGGTGAGCTCTGGGGAGAAACCCGTCAAACCCGCAATCATCCCCGGTCAGCTTCCCTATAATATCCAGCTGGTTACCAGCTTGTTGTGACATGcacttaaagtttaaatttttgacTTTTGGACAATCATTAAACGCCTCATGAGCTGTGTCACGTGACTGGATGgctgtttcacttttaaagttCATCAGAGTTAAACTTTATCAGAGTTAAATAACTGTCCTGAGAGgatctctgtgtttgtttggtaaatattaatttatcCAAAAGACAGAATCGGCTGCAagtctggttgttgttttggccTTAAAATCTTTCtgagtttgtcttttattccGTTTGCAAAGACTGATGGACAAAAACTTCTAAAGTCCAAAAGATAATGAGGATTAGTTACACAAGAACAGCAGGATAATTTTATTATCCAGAAGCGCTCggagagctcaaacctccaccGAGGGCCACATTGTGATTGAAACACCccagatcatgatctggatcagaaccagaatccGTTGGGTTTTTTGCTTCGACCctcaaataaactaaactgtttatttgtttttatctgatctttgatgacaggcagacagactgGGAAAAAAGGGTCATGTGTAGGAGCAGagacctgtgacctttgaccccaaggTCTATTTAAAGGCCAAACCCCGGTGTGTTTCCAGGACCTGGCAGCAGAGTGTCGGGCTGCCGGCTACAGCGGAGAGTTGGTTCCTTTCAGGTGCGACCTGACCAGCGTGGAGGAGATCGAGGCCATGTTCGCCGCCATCAAAGCGCAGCACCGAGGCGTGGACGTGTGCGTCAACAACGCCGGNNNNNNNNNNNNNNNNNNNNNNNNNNNNNNNNNNNNNNNNNNNNNNNNNNNNNNNNNNNNNNNNNNNNNNNNNNNNNNNNNNNNNNNNNNNNNNNNNNNNNNNNNNNNNNNNNNNNNNNNNNNNNNNNNNNNNNNNNNNNNNNNNNNNNNNNNNNNNNNNNNNNNNNNNNNNNNNNNNNNNNNNNNNNNNNNNNNNNNNNNNNNNNNNNNNNNNNNNNNNNNNNNNNNNNNNNNNNNNNNNNNNNNNNNNNNNNNNNNNNNNNNNNNNNNNNNNNNNNNNNNNNNNNNNNNNNNNNNNNNNNNNNNNNNNNNNNNNNNNNNNNNNNNNNNNNNNNNNNNNNNNNNNNNNNNNNNNNNNNNNNNNNNNNNNNNNNNNNNNNNNNNNNNNNNNNNNNNNNNNNNNNNNNNNNNNNNNNNNNNNNNNNNNNNNNNNNNNNNNNNNNNNNNNNNNNNNNNNNNNNNNNNNNNNNNNNNNNNNNNNNNNNNNNNNNNNNNNNNNNNNNNNNNNNNNNNNNNNNNNNNNNNNNNNNNNNNNNNNNNNNNNNNNNNNNNNNNNNNNNNNNNNNNNNNNNNNNNNNNNNNNNNNNNNNNNNNNNNNNNNNNNNNNNNNNNNNNNNNNNNNNNNNNNNNNNNNNNNNNNNNNNNNNNNNNNNNNNNNNNNNNNNNNNNNNNNNNNNNNNNNNNNNNNNNNNNNNNNNNNNNNNNNNNNNNNNNNNNNNNNNNNNNNNNNNNNNNNNNNNNNNNNNNNNNNNNNNNNNNNNNNNNNNNNNNNNNNNNNNNNNNNNNNNNNNNNNNNNNNNNNNNNNNNNNNNNNNNNNNNNNNNNNNNNNNNNNNNNNNNNNNNNNNNNNNNNNNNNNNNNNNNNNNNNNNNNNNNNNNNNNNNNNNNNNNNNNNNNNNNNNNNNNNNNNNNNNNNNNNNNNNNNNNNNNNNNNNNNNNNNNNNNNNNNNNNNNNNNNNNNNNNNNNNNNNNNNNNNNNNNNNNNNNNNNNNNNNNNNNNNNNNNNNNNNNNNNNNNNNNNNNNNNNNNNNNNNNNNNNNNNNNNNNNNNNNNNNNNNNNNNNNNNNNNNNNNNNNNNNNNNNNNNNNNNNNNNNNNNNNNNNNNNNNNNNNNNNNNNNNNNNNNNNNNNNNNNNNNNNNNNNNNNNNNNNNNNNNNNNNNNNNNNNNNNNNNNNNNNNNNNNNNNNNNNNNNNNNNNNNNNNNNNNNNNNNNNNNNNNNNNNNNNNNNNNNNNNNNNNNNNNNNNNNNNNNNNNNNNNNNNNNNNNNNNNNNNNNNNNGCGGTGAATGATGGAGCGCTGGAGGGGCAGGGTGGCTCTGGTGACCGGGGCCTCGGTCGGGATCGGAGCCGCCATCGCCAAAGAGCTGGTCCGGTTCGGGATGAAGGTGGTGGGCTGCGCGAGGAGCGTGGAGAAAATCCAGGTGAGCTCTGGGGAGAAACCCGTCAAACCCGCAATCATCCCCGGTCAGCTTCCCTATAATATCCAGCTGGTTACCAGCTTGTTGTGACATGcacttaaagtttaaatttttgacTTTTGGACAATCATTAAACGCCTCATGAGCTGTGTCACGTGACTGGATGgctgtttcacttttaaagttCATCAGAGTTAAACTTTATCAGAGTTAAATAACTGTCCTGAGAGgatctctgtgtttgtttggtaaatattaatttatcCAAAAGACAGAATCGGCTGCAagtctggttgttgttttggccTTAAAATCTTTCtgagtttgtcttttattccGTTTGCAAAGACTGATGGACAAAAACTTCTAAAGTCCAAAAGATAATGAGGATTAGTTACACAAAGACAGCAGGAGggataaaagtgaaatgttaGGAGATCTAACAGGatatatttcagtgttttcctcagaaaagaggctaagcccggtgggaGGTGGCCGACCGtgaattagtaaaaaaaaaaaaaaagattaaagttgacaggaaggTTGAAaaatggctatttattatgtgatattgtaagatatttgtgccaaatatttacgcaactacagtttgacaaaaaggcacttttgaaatacttttttaaacaaaaattacatttaaaacaaataaataataacaataataaataattgattgcacctaatttgaatcctaatttaagccacatttacaaataaattaaattagcataaaagaaaaagtgcaaacaaggcaccaacacacgtctcacttccaggccaatgaataagaACAGAGATGCT encodes the following:
- the LOC119617831 gene encoding dehydrogenase/reductase SDR family member 11-like, with translation MMERWRGRVALVTGASVGIGAAIAKELVRFGMKVVGCARSVEKIQLSGGTSGWKNMLDVNVVALSVCTREAYQSMKERNVDDGHIINLNSVCGHFVYPSADIHFYTATKFAVTALTEGLRQELLEAKTHIRATCISPGVVETEFAPRFYNKTPGKAEEMYSQIKPLEAVDVANAVIYVL